The nucleotide sequence TAATGCCTAATATCTGTCTTAAGTATAAAAAGGTAAACTTACTTAGTGACTGACTTTCAACGGTACGATATTGATTTTTTACCAAAGCCCACAAGTTTTAGAGATTCCCAGTTAGCCGAAAAAAGCTCGTTTACTTGTGATCACTTAATCTGTCCATAAATTATTATGTTTATAAAACCGGCCTGTCGATTTTTTTCGGATTGATTTTGCCAAATCTGTCGGTAGGGCTGAGATACAAATAAGGACTCGGCCTGGCTGAGAAAACGTGCCGTATAGTAACAGACGGCATCAACTCAGATGtgcggcgcggcggtgtggctcaatggcgcggcagtgtggctcaacgggctaagcgtcaggaatacgctccccaccgcacctctaattactctgcgtgggttcgcaggttcgaatcccttgcagggatggttatgtgcgagaggattgctggactcctcgccgtcgttgggtggttcacgtaaccgctggtcggttacggcttcctccaccaccaagtccatgtttccggaaaaaaaaatatataactaatcccatacccgacttggaatggtaactggacgagagaccgtggttcgccatatggataagccgtcttatcggctttcctctcccccgggataaatatgtaaatcctatcctatgtgaATCCACTTCTTATCTGTAAACTGCCGTGGTCCCGTTTTGTAGCTGCAGCCAATCGCCAATTCGAGTTCATAATAAATACAAACGATCTTGATCCTATAACCCGTTGATACTTTCGTGCAAATAATTGTAGTAagtatttattttgataaattacaATCTGATAATCCCATTGAACTCTACGATGCAATCTTGATTGCATGGATCCGACCGTCGTCGGGTGCGGACGTGTCAGCTGGAAAAGACTAGTGAATGCTACGCGTTATATGTTTCGGTATCTGTATCTCCACTATCTCGTAATATCAACATCAGCAAAGCTCATCCACTCTATTCCGTCACTTGCTCGTGGGACAGAGAAGCTATATCATTCGTGGAACACGTTGGGAAAACTGGTGTATTCGTGagttataatttattattggaTCAGACATTCGTTATCGAATTTAACATTTCCTATAGTACTATCAAAAATAAGTACTGGGTTGTTGGTTGTAAAGGCGTTGAGACTGGCTCACCATGTCATCTGCTAATGTCGACATGGAATGCCAGTCAACAACATACAAGCGAAGATTGGCTGATGACAATGATGATTCGAGCAATGTAAGCAAAGTTAAGATCAATGTGCAATGTGATACCATCAAACAAAACCACCGAGAACCTGCTATTGAACAAACGAACTCTCAACAACAGGTGGATTTCACAAATCTATGTGTGCTAATTAAAGCTACTAAGGCAGGCCGTCAATTGCGATCATATAATCCGCTCGTTGTATCGGATTCTCTAAAGAAATTAATAGGTGAATGCGAAAGCACCCGTCCATTACCTTCTGGCGACTTGCTCGTAAAATGCGTCACAACGAAGCAATTTAGCGCCTTAATTGCATGCAATAATCTAGGAAACGCTTCAACGTCGATCCCcgtcaaaacagaaaaatacctGAGTCGAGATTTTTCTGCACAGTGCGTTATCAAACACGTTCCAGAAGATTTGACAGACAATGAGATAGCTTGCTTCCTTGCTAAATTCCGCGTTGTACAAGCAAAGCGACTAAAACGTAAAACAAGCTCGGGCTTTGAACTTTGCTCTACGGTCTTATTGAATTTCAGCACAAATATTGTGCCTTCTACGGTTGAGATTGGATACCTGAGGTTCAAGACCCATGAATATAACCCACCTCCGATACGGTGTTTCAATTGTAACAGATATGGGCATATTGGTAAACATTGTCGCGGTAAGAAGCGCTGCACCCGCTGCGGCGGAGAACACGAACAAGCATCATGCAATGCTACACCACATTGTACAAATTGCGGTCTTTCTCATAGTGCTGCATATGCGGGATGTAAGAGATATAAAGAAGAAGCTCAAATTCAGATTATtcgtaaaaacaaaaatttaaactaCTCCGACGCTCGCGAATCTATATATCTTGCAAGAAAGAAAGCATCTGGccaagtaaataaaaatctttttctGTCCCAGGATAACTTCCCGtctttaaaaacaaagaaaaaacaaGACAGTTGGGTCTCCACACCATTCATCAGTCTGGCAGAGAAAACACCACGCCATACCAGAACGCTAGAAACTGGTAGTACTGACATTTCTCTAGATAGCAGTGACCAACATTCCAGGACATCCGATCGACAACGACAAGGAGATATCACCCATTCTTTATCTAAAtctgaccaatgacattaaacaacatgatgcgcaactccggcatttttgtccgaagatcgtattcgatagcacgctccaatgcacatacttgacgagacgaaaacgatcggatgtgtgctgctttcgaGGCGTAgtacgaatggtgttcgtgcctgctttgacagttgttgtcgattttaatgatatttttgaaagttggggtaaaaagaaatcggtaaaaggtaaggtgaatactattgttgtatatcacacccgggcatcgcactgttaagtacatgtgggaaagccagcctttgtcatatactacgaagttattaattcagtacggtacgtagttgcccatttgccgaaattacatatttacttaccccttatggtttcaaatagttcatgcacctccagttagattttttttaatcagtgaggatatatactcattgttgattgctgctcattgtaacatactattgcgcattcacttttatttgcgtattgaatcaaagtgttaacaagttcacctatcatttcactcataccggtctatattgtatagtctgatttctcaagtatttggagccacgaatgcttgtaattttctgactaaacccttttattagttggtttatataccaaattcagtaaaatattttttacataaaacatgagatattggatttattagcttttccattctaaatcatatagactgcttcatttattcttaacgaaaattaataaatctcctctctttcttcagatgtgaaagttgtggacaaacctgtctaagcattgtgagactcttgcagtacaagaggcaatagcagaaatagtaagtatatcaatcaagaaattaagccgacataaagcaaaactttcaactattcgtctaatctcaatttcctatttttattcacaggacaactatagcagacggggagatatcagaagtctggcgacatatcagtgacagtgtgattccaagaaatataatgtttgcaatagaaaaacaacctatgggggcatgcaaagacatttgaccctccggtagagttgtttATGGCCCcacccacatcctgcagggcttgaggaaaataactaaaaattccaaagcgtaagattgcataagcggtcttatttgtaaaaaggcacaaaacacgccagacatacttaaaacagctttggaaatgaggattacgggtacctcactgcacctgtgttatatttggttcatcaacttttggtagtactatagaagaaattccggaaggggtataatcatcattcatgataaaatactatcatatattttttgaacaacttcaatctagaccagggatctcaaactcgcggccccagagaacttccagtgcggccctcgaacgcttaacaataattgtaatagtattttggaagttttattttatctaaatgtaatagatttttcaaaccttctaaagtgaaattgattattcacacagaaaacaatttactgaaagtagttttggaatattaattttttttgtccacattttgaaccaattaagaatacacatcaagctagcaaaagaatacttgaataagacacttgagtgattaaattaaacgcaaagtacatgaagacggtggcattttcgaagaaaatgggagttgtaacatttctgctcttcacaaaattctgaagcacattgtttaatttgtcatatttccatcaaaacaatcaaaaaacacaataagctcagcagtcaatatgacaaattcgaagaccaacttcgaacagaaaatttccatgtgtttgtatattaatataattatacaacgacttagttactaaaaatcaatatcaataataattcaagcaatcctatgccacgcaatgtagtgcgaaatgtcttgtcgaaaaaatctgtcatttgtttttctactgatctatacatgaaatgataaaagtaacttttttacATTACTGGAATtgattaaacattcgtaaagatccagataaacccatgatcatgtggcctcgttagttagagttggtactataaaatcatttcagactggccttagtatgctggtgacacaaaaaagatgcctaacgccaggacaaatgtaattattaaaacattgagtttatactgtagtatttttgttaattttaggttcatatatttagattaagttatttttagtgtatgtattattctttccttattcaaagcttgttcaaaaatgattttgatggttgtacatagaattttacgattttttataataaatactgtaacttgcaaatgttgcaataatagtggaatgcaaatattaatatgtaattgcatttgaaattgaagaaaataataaaacttaatccaactgtttagttgcatcacaatatatgtcacaaactaaaactatcttaaaaatatcttttaagtatacattatcaaaaactgtttgcggctctttttacaattttcaaaatgcaatgcggctctcgaaaacccatgagtttgacaccactgatctattctagacgattcaagcattgctttgggaaattatatcacttcaattaaattgaaataatctcgctatattaaatacaaaatcgttgctatcataaaggtaaaccaattcagccactcgaaatatattggccttcacaaagcaatggaggcaaaattgagagttcatgagctatgaacatttgttcttttctttgtcttgaacttttcatactccacagcccctattattttttttaattttaattaccatgtggtggtcatacatatctttaacttgtattttctgtcatgatgtattatctcaatgtgccaaactattaattagtgtgcatattttgcttccagatgacataaatgtattgtcatgtttattacctcagcttggagtattgacaagaaaaaggtgccagtaaattaggtaaaaaaattttcaactcattgttataatcagaattcacaatcaataggaattataaacagccaacaatcagtgagaattatatgcgaaatccctcagaataaatttgtctaaaatcggaggaaggcaaaaaatataggtagtttccatccacacaagcatttcaagaagacttgctcgagccaaactaaatgagcatcgtcaggtgatcggtaaggctgcaagttgaattcagccctgcaacctcctgcatagaagataatattaattagtgggctatgagctaaattcctaaatttaaacaaacctatttacgatgcattatgtaccagcaatgttacctacgattaactgaatatgtaatatgtcttataaattcacctacaaaagcaagttcgataggtgcaaactttgtgttatggaattgtatcgcagcacagttttgtatgacaccctctttaaatgaaatttcaatgattaagcgcaaacattaaaattactaactttgaactttgtcattatctgcacaatgttccacacaaatctttccgctatcgcgtttgtaatcttctctgataaaaaaaaaacgtctatgatgtccagaattgctctttacagcttgcctgttattccagctttccaagtaagcaaaacttcttagatatagagattattttgtttcgttacaggcgcaaaaagacaggtactacacgtaaaaaagacgccgagtagcaaaagcgagcggaaaacggacgcgaaaggcgacgagaaatacgTGCATTGGtgcgtatcatgaaatataatgtttcgcctgtagtcttacggagtgacgtcagagttgcctatcatgttgtttaatgtcattgatctgACCAATCACAGGCAGAGCGTCTTGATATAAACGAAAATGTGCCAAAACAAAGACCACAAATCACTGTAGATCCCATTCAATTTTTCGCATTTTTAACTGAGGTTATACAAAACACTATAGTTGCTAGTTCGAAAGGAGAAAGTGTTGACATATCTTCCATAATATCCATGTCAGCCGGAAAACAATTTGGATTTGATTTAAACAGTGTAACGCTTCAGTACATGGCTTCTGACGAAATTTAATGGCGGAACTTGAGGAAATTTCTTTTTGCGTACTACAGTGGAACTGTAGGAGCATATACAGAAAATTATACGAATTtaagaagtatatatataatttagaaAAGAAACCAGATATAATCCTACTACAAGAAACTCATTTAATATCAAAGTACTCACCTTCTTTAAAAGGATATTCAATAATAAGAAAAGATAGATCAATAACAGGAGGTGGCCTGGCTATTATAGTTAGAAACTCGTTACCTTACAGAGAGATCTCTTGGAAAGCACCATCACCTGTTGAAGTACAATGCATAGAAGTACATGAACATAGATTTGTCAATGTATATATACCTCCgggaaatattttgaatcaaagcCATTTCAAATTCATCCGAGACTTTCCATGTAGATCAATGTTCTTTGGAGATTTTAATGCACATCATCGGATGTGGATCAGCTCCATGACAAATTCACGGGGTAATATGCTCATGGATGCCGTAGAAGAAAATAATTTAGTAATACTTAACACTTCCCAACCAACAAGAATGAACATATCCATGAGAGCTATAAATAGGTGGTCTCTATTGGACCTATCGATTGCTACGCCTGATATTGCTTCGAAATGTCGCGCGG is from Styela clava chromosome 9, kaStyClav1.hap1.2, whole genome shotgun sequence and encodes:
- the LOC144427410 gene encoding uncharacterized protein LOC144427410, yielding MSSANVDMECQSTTYKRRLADDNDDSSNVSKVKINVQCDTIKQNHREPAIEQTNSQQQVDFTNLCVLIKATKAGRQLRSYNPLVVSDSLKKLIGECESTRPLPSGDLLVKCVTTKQFSALIACNNLGNASTSIPVKTEKYLSRDFSAQCVIKHVPEDLTDNEIACFLAKFRVVQAKRLKRKTSSGFELCSTVLLNFSTNIVPSTVEIGYLRFKTHEYNPPPIRCFNCNRYGHIGKHCRG